One Turneriella parva DSM 21527 genomic region harbors:
- a CDS encoding sodium:proton antiporter gives MKKLFTTLAAICLVGTLATHTLAADDAATAKAGAETSAAGHSPAGAHAVDPQKELGKQLSIYTIIPFVIILLAIAVLPLVIPHLWESNLVKAVISVLLALIMGAYLVTLGHLGIEVIVESLKEYYAFITLLIALFTISGGIFVEGDLKATPLTNTLILGIGAVLASIIGTTGASVLLIRPLIRTNKERRRTTHIFVFFILIVSNVGGTLLPVGDPPLFMGYLYGVPFFWTLIHLWPIWLTAVSALLLVFFIWDNFAYKFESKTDIAKDNQNQSRLRVTGAFNFVLIFGVLMAVVFLKDYKTEHGVLAMGWLQQPVMVGLALLSFVIDYTNRTRKRKEHEETVLARIAAEGPTEAHVKSLSHYHPITPRDKNHFGFGPIVEVAALFIGIFITMIPALCILKARGAETGITQPWQFYWITGGLSSFLDNAPSYATFFALGQGLTASMGAAAGSVVQASTGPIAETILVAISIGAVFFGANTYIGNAPNFMVKAMCEEAKIKMPSFFGYMAYTTLILVPVLAIIAFVYL, from the coding sequence ATGAAAAAGCTTTTCACAACTCTGGCGGCTATTTGCCTCGTGGGCACATTGGCCACCCATACGCTCGCAGCAGACGATGCTGCCACGGCCAAGGCGGGCGCTGAAACTTCTGCTGCGGGCCACTCGCCCGCAGGCGCACACGCGGTAGACCCCCAGAAAGAACTCGGCAAGCAACTGTCGATCTATACGATAATTCCATTCGTGATCATTCTCTTAGCGATCGCCGTGCTGCCCCTGGTAATACCCCACCTTTGGGAATCGAATCTCGTCAAGGCCGTCATCAGCGTGCTCTTGGCGCTCATTATGGGCGCATACCTCGTGACGCTAGGCCACCTTGGCATCGAGGTTATTGTCGAATCGCTAAAAGAGTATTATGCGTTCATCACGCTGCTCATTGCACTCTTCACAATTTCGGGTGGTATTTTTGTCGAGGGAGACCTGAAGGCAACGCCCCTGACGAATACGCTCATTCTCGGCATTGGTGCTGTGCTCGCGAGTATCATTGGCACAACGGGTGCGTCGGTTTTGCTCATTCGTCCGCTGATTCGCACGAATAAAGAGCGCCGCCGCACGACGCATATATTCGTCTTCTTTATTCTGATTGTCTCGAACGTCGGCGGTACTCTGCTACCAGTGGGAGATCCCCCTCTTTTCATGGGTTACCTCTACGGCGTGCCGTTCTTCTGGACCCTTATTCATCTCTGGCCGATCTGGCTGACTGCGGTTTCTGCTCTGCTGCTCGTCTTTTTTATCTGGGATAACTTTGCGTACAAATTTGAATCGAAGACCGATATCGCGAAAGATAACCAGAACCAAAGCCGGTTGCGCGTCACGGGGGCCTTTAACTTTGTTCTGATATTCGGCGTGCTCATGGCCGTCGTGTTCTTGAAGGATTACAAGACCGAACACGGCGTTCTTGCGATGGGTTGGTTGCAGCAACCTGTCATGGTCGGTCTGGCGCTGCTTTCATTCGTCATCGACTACACCAACCGCACGCGCAAACGCAAAGAGCATGAAGAGACAGTGCTCGCACGCATCGCTGCCGAGGGCCCGACCGAAGCGCATGTAAAATCGCTTTCGCACTACCACCCCATCACCCCCCGGGACAAGAACCATTTCGGCTTTGGCCCCATTGTTGAAGTCGCGGCGCTCTTTATTGGTATATTCATAACCATGATTCCCGCGCTGTGCATATTGAAAGCGCGCGGCGCAGAAACCGGCATCACACAACCGTGGCAGTTCTACTGGATCACCGGTGGCCTTAGCTCGTTTCTCGACAACGCACCTTCGTATGCAACATTCTTTGCGCTAGGCCAGGGGTTGACCGCCTCGATGGGCGCAGCAGCGGGCTCTGTTGTGCAGGCATCGACGGGCCCGATCGCAGAAACGATTCTCGTGGCGATTTCAATTGGTGCAGTATTCTTCGGCGCGAATACGTACATCGGTAACGCTCCCAACTTTATGGTGAAGGCAATGTGCGAAGAAGCCAAGATCAAGATGCCATCTTTCTTTGGCTATATGGCATACACGACGCTGATTCTTGTGCCCGTGCTTGCGATTATTGCCTTCGTATACCTCTAA
- a CDS encoding NAD(+)/NADH kinase: MFDFAIIVRSKTRRELLQDKFQTHAQAKFYVERSGGTISDIDAEHDRFYQSLESLIAQLSGRLKYKIIDRSYLPSFLFAENHLIITIGQDGLVANTAKYAKGQPIIGVNPDPTQYDGVLLKTQVSQTARQVDACLAGKNQFAEITMAELKLNDGQRLLAFNDFFIGPSSHISARYIIQHENQKEEQSSSGILVATGAGKTGWMSSVLNMVRGFAAGATVERYQNLGWSSNELIFAVREPFASRQSQANIVWGMIGEARPLTVESRMPTAGVIFSDGVERDFLQFNSGAIASVGVAPEKARLVISEG; encoded by the coding sequence GTGTTTGATTTTGCGATCATTGTCAGAAGCAAAACACGGCGCGAGCTGCTGCAAGACAAGTTTCAGACGCACGCACAGGCAAAATTTTATGTCGAACGCTCTGGCGGCACCATCAGCGATATCGACGCCGAGCACGATCGGTTTTACCAAAGTCTCGAATCTCTGATAGCCCAACTCTCAGGCCGGCTGAAGTACAAGATCATCGACCGCAGCTATCTGCCTTCTTTTCTGTTCGCCGAAAACCACCTGATTATCACCATCGGTCAAGACGGCCTTGTCGCGAATACCGCCAAGTACGCGAAAGGCCAGCCGATCATCGGCGTTAACCCCGACCCGACCCAATACGACGGTGTGCTGCTCAAGACCCAGGTCTCGCAGACCGCACGCCAGGTCGATGCCTGCCTTGCGGGCAAGAACCAATTTGCAGAAATCACCATGGCAGAGTTGAAGCTGAACGACGGCCAAAGACTTTTGGCATTCAATGACTTTTTTATCGGGCCGTCATCGCACATCTCGGCGCGCTACATTATTCAACACGAGAACCAGAAAGAAGAACAATCGTCATCGGGCATTCTCGTGGCGACAGGTGCCGGCAAAACAGGGTGGATGTCGTCTGTACTCAACATGGTACGGGGTTTCGCCGCCGGCGCCACAGTCGAACGCTACCAGAATCTCGGTTGGAGCTCGAACGAACTTATTTTCGCCGTGCGGGAACCCTTTGCGAGCCGGCAATCACAGGCCAATATCGTCTGGGGCATGATCGGTGAAGCCAGACCCTTGACGGTTGAATCGCGCATGCCAACCGCCGGCGTTATCTTCAGCGACGGAGTCGAACGGGACTTCTTGCAATTCAATTCGGGGGCGATCGCGAGTGTCGGTGTTGCGCCCGAAAAGGCACGCCTCGTTATCTCTGAGGGGTGA
- a CDS encoding glutamate--tRNA ligase family protein — protein MNFARTRIAPTPSGYLHLGNAYAFAMTAAIAKRVGARLLLRIDDMDRVRARPEFIADIFACLSFLEIQIDEGPRDAVEFEELYSQRLRLPLYEAAIKELAAQGHVYACRCSRSEAARGCARDCKHESIALDEPGCSWRLNTANAHALTMKSPGKAEQSVYLADDMRDFVVRRKDGYPAYQICSLVDDLHFGVDLVVRGDDLLASTVAQLYLAACLQRPAFSQITFYHHRLLLSPQGTKLSKSAGDTSLQYLRAHGKTVAEVYESIGRLAGIRRPVASFADICKSIELN, from the coding sequence TTGAATTTTGCCCGAACGCGCATCGCCCCCACGCCGAGTGGATACCTGCATCTCGGCAATGCGTATGCATTTGCCATGACCGCGGCGATCGCAAAGCGGGTCGGGGCGAGACTTCTGCTGCGCATCGACGACATGGATAGAGTCCGCGCAAGGCCTGAGTTCATCGCCGATATCTTCGCATGCCTTAGTTTTCTCGAAATTCAGATCGATGAAGGCCCGAGAGACGCGGTAGAATTTGAAGAGCTCTATTCGCAGCGGCTTCGCTTGCCCCTGTACGAGGCCGCAATCAAAGAACTCGCCGCCCAAGGACATGTCTATGCGTGCCGGTGTTCGCGCAGCGAGGCAGCGAGGGGCTGTGCCCGAGACTGTAAGCACGAATCGATTGCTCTCGACGAGCCCGGCTGCAGCTGGCGACTCAACACCGCCAATGCCCATGCGCTCACGATGAAATCGCCCGGTAAGGCCGAACAGAGCGTTTATCTTGCCGACGACATGCGCGACTTTGTCGTGCGCAGAAAAGACGGTTACCCCGCTTACCAGATCTGCTCGCTCGTCGATGACCTGCACTTTGGTGTCGACCTGGTCGTGCGCGGCGACGACTTGCTGGCCTCGACTGTCGCGCAGCTCTATCTCGCCGCATGCCTGCAGCGGCCAGCCTTCTCGCAGATTACCTTCTATCACCATAGGTTACTGTTGAGTCCTCAGGGTACAAAACTTTCAAAATCAGCCGGAGATACCTCTCTGCAATACCTGCGCGCACACGGCAAAACCGTGGCCGAAGTTTATGAAAGCATCGGACGTCTTGCAGGTATTCGGCGACCGGTTGCCAGCTTTGCCGACATTTGCAAATCGATTGAGTTGAATTGA
- a CDS encoding SPFH domain-containing protein, translated as MLGIRFIKFDAMTYVIHYKKGRVAREGRGLAFYYYEPSSSIAAIPLGSNDVPFIFNETTLDYQTVSIQGQISYRVSDAKKLAEVLDFTVDAAGSYKKDESEKLTQRISNEAQTATAALVHAMPLKDTLRAAKAIEEKIFAGLKGSVAVNALGLEVLAVNVLAVRGTPEMERALEAETREGIQQNADQAIYTRRNFAVVEERKIKESELNTEIAVEEKKKQIVEKKMETEILTAENNKKLREMKIRADIAIETERQKLVETRVQNTRKEADAQGYTIETLLKPYRNMDWKTLAAIGKEFNSNSQIAMAFRLLAENAEKIGTLNITPELLDSLTKPNT; from the coding sequence ATGCTCGGCATACGCTTCATCAAATTCGACGCGATGACGTATGTCATCCATTACAAGAAAGGCCGCGTTGCCCGTGAGGGACGCGGCCTCGCCTTCTATTATTACGAACCTTCGAGCTCTATTGCAGCGATACCGCTGGGCAGCAACGACGTGCCTTTCATCTTTAACGAGACGACGCTCGACTACCAGACTGTTTCCATTCAGGGACAGATTTCATACCGTGTGAGCGATGCAAAAAAGCTCGCCGAAGTGCTCGACTTCACCGTCGATGCGGCCGGCAGCTATAAGAAAGACGAAAGTGAAAAACTGACGCAACGCATCAGCAACGAAGCGCAGACCGCAACCGCAGCCCTCGTGCATGCAATGCCGCTCAAAGATACGCTGCGGGCGGCCAAAGCGATCGAAGAAAAGATATTTGCAGGCCTCAAAGGTTCGGTCGCAGTCAACGCCCTTGGTCTCGAAGTGCTCGCGGTGAACGTGCTCGCAGTGCGCGGCACGCCAGAAATGGAACGCGCACTCGAGGCTGAAACGCGCGAAGGTATTCAGCAGAATGCTGACCAGGCAATCTATACGCGGCGCAACTTCGCAGTCGTCGAAGAGCGTAAGATTAAAGAATCAGAACTCAACACCGAAATCGCTGTCGAAGAGAAAAAGAAACAGATCGTCGAAAAGAAGATGGAGACTGAAATTCTCACCGCAGAAAACAACAAGAAACTGCGCGAGATGAAGATCAGGGCAGATATCGCAATCGAAACCGAGAGGCAGAAACTCGTCGAAACCCGCGTACAGAACACGCGCAAAGAAGCCGACGCCCAGGGTTATACCATAGAAACTCTGCTGAAGCCATACCGCAACATGGACTGGAAAACCCTGGCTGCAATCGGCAAAGAATTCAATTCGAACTCACAGATTGCCATGGCCTTCAGGCTGCTCGCCGAGAACGCAGAGAAGATCGGTACGCTGAATATTACACCTGAGCTGCTCGATTCGCTGACTAAACCGAACACTTAA
- a CDS encoding DciA family protein: MKPLRPIFRRSASKDELEREAAKLRNRDWVEILRVVHPSQAQKVEQEYLLSRLREDWGRLVSTLLAQHSLPEKFEGRSLLVHCDHNTFANELAMIAGSVEKQIFELYGISTRIKARATQKIYWPELPATKAAETEAAAVPKRATNNPALDTLIADLESLR, translated from the coding sequence GTGAAGCCCCTGAGGCCCATATTTCGCCGCTCAGCGAGCAAAGACGAGCTCGAACGCGAGGCAGCGAAGCTGCGCAACCGCGACTGGGTTGAAATTCTGCGCGTTGTGCACCCGTCGCAGGCGCAGAAAGTCGAACAGGAGTATCTGCTGTCGCGCCTGCGAGAAGACTGGGGGCGACTCGTGAGCACGTTGCTGGCGCAGCACTCGCTGCCCGAAAAATTCGAAGGCAGAAGCCTGCTTGTGCATTGCGACCACAATACGTTTGCGAATGAGCTGGCGATGATTGCGGGTTCCGTAGAAAAACAGATTTTCGAGCTCTACGGCATCAGCACGCGCATCAAAGCCAGAGCGACGCAGAAGATTTACTGGCCCGAGTTGCCGGCGACAAAGGCGGCTGAAACTGAGGCTGCAGCGGTGCCGAAAAGAGCCACAAATAACCCGGCTCTCGATACGCTGATTGCCGACCTGGAATCTTTGCGCTGA
- a CDS encoding OmpA family protein codes for MTRSNSSQAGDSYYTVIKGKKYDRRMLELAEGLTSGRGDGRISIADAKNLLRVVKDANNYSATEKLTMEYIRKHYKFTKEGDEFFRSEIRKWAANKSAGKKTKAAKAPKPSAKKSAEAAPIAVAPTAQSTSEPQSAAPAVSGGKKSSAIMQILLGLLLLIAAAVIFYFIAYKSGCAKTENNPPVTSEPSTTPAPAPAATPVPAEAAPQPAAATPSAPTPAFKDYVEKVRLGFVAEKTELTPETLKALDELAEKMKSENSHLRITGHTCSLGPKSLNQLISEKRANLVKEALVARGIAADRLETRGVADTEPAGDNKTVPGRALNRRVTFNVIQK; via the coding sequence ATGACCCGATCAAATTCGTCACAAGCTGGCGACAGCTATTACACTGTTATCAAAGGCAAGAAATATGACCGGCGCATGCTCGAACTCGCAGAGGGCCTCACGAGCGGTCGCGGCGATGGCCGCATCTCTATCGCCGATGCCAAGAACCTGCTGCGCGTGGTGAAAGATGCCAACAACTATTCAGCGACCGAGAAGCTGACGATGGAATACATTCGTAAGCACTACAAGTTTACCAAAGAGGGCGATGAGTTTTTTCGCAGTGAAATTCGCAAATGGGCTGCGAACAAGAGTGCAGGTAAAAAAACAAAAGCCGCGAAGGCCCCCAAACCATCCGCCAAAAAATCTGCAGAAGCTGCACCGATAGCTGTTGCGCCTACCGCCCAATCGACAAGCGAACCCCAAAGTGCGGCCCCTGCTGTCTCGGGGGGCAAGAAGTCTTCTGCGATCATGCAGATTCTGCTCGGCCTGCTGCTGCTGATTGCCGCAGCCGTGATCTTCTACTTTATCGCCTATAAGAGCGGTTGTGCAAAAACGGAAAACAACCCACCCGTAACATCTGAGCCTTCGACAACGCCGGCCCCTGCACCCGCAGCAACACCTGTACCCGCTGAAGCTGCACCTCAACCTGCTGCGGCAACCCCCAGCGCGCCGACACCGGCATTCAAAGATTATGTAGAGAAAGTGCGGCTCGGCTTCGTTGCCGAAAAGACTGAGCTGACACCTGAGACGCTGAAGGCGCTCGATGAACTTGCTGAAAAGATGAAGTCTGAAAACAGCCATCTGCGCATCACCGGCCATACCTGTTCGCTTGGGCCCAAATCGCTCAACCAGCTGATTTCAGAGAAGCGCGCAAACCTCGTGAAAGAGGCGCTCGTCGCCCGCGGCATTGCGGCCGACCGGCTCGAAACGCGGGGTGTCGCCGATACTGAACCGGCGGGCGACAATAAAACCGTACCGGGCCGCGCGCTGAACCGGCGCGTCACCTTCAACGTTATTCAAAAATAA
- a CDS encoding glutathione S-transferase family protein, producing MRLISISISHYVEKVKWALQLAGLPFTEESYIPGLHAAVTLWHTGGRHRATPVLIDDGEVIPDSTAILQHLAARYRQTWLYAHPEALVLEERFDASIGPHTRRFIYRHLFDNELSLAEIFSQDVVPAWQKRMLPLAAPMLKAGMIAEMAIYHDEAERSRLVFEAEFAYVDKLLQDGRPFLCGEKISAADITFAALAAPVILPSEYGARLPDLNSVKPGSTLPAVIEGYRNTTAGKYVQRLYRENRR from the coding sequence ATGCGTCTCATTTCCATATCGATCAGCCATTACGTCGAAAAGGTCAAATGGGCGCTCCAATTGGCCGGGTTACCCTTTACCGAAGAAAGCTATATTCCCGGTTTACACGCCGCGGTAACGCTTTGGCATACTGGTGGCCGGCACCGGGCGACCCCGGTCTTGATCGACGACGGCGAAGTTATACCCGATTCGACCGCGATTTTGCAGCACCTGGCAGCGCGGTATCGACAAACCTGGCTTTATGCGCACCCCGAAGCACTGGTGCTCGAAGAGCGCTTCGACGCGAGCATCGGCCCGCACACCCGCCGCTTCATCTACCGCCATCTGTTCGACAACGAGCTCTCGCTCGCTGAAATCTTCTCACAAGATGTCGTGCCAGCGTGGCAGAAACGTATGCTGCCTCTCGCAGCGCCCATGCTCAAGGCAGGCATGATCGCCGAGATGGCGATCTACCACGACGAGGCGGAGCGCTCACGTCTTGTTTTCGAGGCCGAGTTTGCCTATGTCGACAAACTTCTGCAAGATGGCAGACCTTTTTTGTGCGGCGAGAAGATTTCTGCGGCCGACATCACCTTTGCTGCACTCGCAGCACCGGTCATTCTTCCCAGTGAGTACGGTGCAAGGCTGCCCGACCTGAACTCGGTGAAACCCGGCAGCACGTTACCGGCGGTAATTGAAGGCTACAGAAATACCACTGCCGGCAAGTATGTGCAGAGACTCTACCGGGAAAACAGACGGTAG
- a CDS encoding sensor histidine kinase produces the protein MSKKRPLLIVESDAGYLQTLQRQLADEPYALTATTSADDALSAFAKIQHEVVLLGANLAGDLTALQVCQRLFEGDIAPIVLMLVGTDKAELIIEAHRIGVIDFIVPGIDAAEFIQVVERAFARAEAEAVGRAAERDRRRHIEKQLASRRVAEQLLRRQNDKFARALFGNIHTSFTQGRGIGSLTTLLAMLAGSPTTPDGQNYLIPKEILDLIFSNQSAVGDMIDMFSELQLLVSQDFVLHDVTVGELHAIARNLVYELKPQIDIRGHSVVLNDIPARQAGGKLKVNWEFMRKALKELVLNALKFSPVGSTVMILTEHLQTRVLVTVCNLPEGNGADGVMGIPEEQRALIFEPFFRVSRVVHEQYSTLEYGLGLTFVEKIVQMHHGNIRCTTLNDFERQDMAGTEMIAMEIELPI, from the coding sequence ATGTCTAAAAAACGTCCGTTACTGATCGTTGAGAGCGACGCCGGCTATTTGCAAACGCTGCAACGCCAGCTGGCAGACGAACCCTATGCCCTCACGGCAACAACGAGCGCAGACGACGCGCTTTCGGCCTTCGCAAAAATTCAGCATGAAGTCGTGCTTCTCGGTGCCAATCTCGCCGGCGACCTCACGGCGCTGCAGGTCTGCCAGCGTCTCTTTGAAGGTGATATTGCCCCGATCGTGCTGATGCTGGTCGGCACCGACAAAGCAGAGCTTATTATCGAAGCGCACCGTATCGGTGTTATTGATTTTATCGTGCCAGGTATCGATGCAGCCGAATTTATTCAGGTGGTTGAACGCGCATTCGCCCGGGCTGAGGCCGAGGCAGTCGGTCGGGCAGCAGAGCGCGACCGTCGCCGCCATATCGAAAAGCAGCTCGCCAGCCGCCGCGTCGCTGAACAGTTGCTCAGGCGGCAAAACGACAAATTTGCCCGCGCGCTCTTTGGCAACATTCACACGTCATTTACCCAGGGCCGCGGTATCGGTTCTCTCACCACCCTGCTGGCGATGCTCGCCGGCTCGCCCACGACGCCCGACGGGCAGAACTATCTCATACCCAAAGAAATTCTCGATCTGATCTTCAGCAACCAGAGCGCCGTCGGTGACATGATCGACATGTTTTCTGAGCTGCAGCTGCTCGTTTCACAAGATTTCGTGCTGCACGACGTCACGGTAGGCGAGCTGCATGCGATCGCCCGCAACCTGGTCTATGAGCTAAAGCCGCAGATCGACATACGCGGCCACTCAGTGGTTCTCAATGATATTCCTGCGCGGCAGGCGGGCGGCAAACTCAAAGTCAATTGGGAGTTCATGCGCAAGGCGCTTAAAGAACTCGTTTTGAATGCGCTCAAGTTTTCACCCGTCGGCTCGACTGTGATGATTCTCACCGAACACCTGCAGACGCGTGTGCTCGTGACAGTCTGTAATCTGCCAGAGGGTAATGGCGCCGACGGTGTCATGGGAATTCCCGAAGAGCAGCGGGCCCTGATTTTTGAGCCTTTCTTCAGGGTTTCACGTGTCGTGCACGAACAGTACAGCACCCTTGAATATGGCCTTGGACTCACTTTTGTCGAGAAAATCGTGCAGATGCACCATGGTAATATTCGCTGCACCACGCTCAATGATTTTGAAAGGCAAGACATGGCCGGTACCGAAATGATCGCCATGGAAATAGAGTTGCCAATCTGA
- a CDS encoding penicillin acylase family protein translates to MALKKSSKKPTKKTATKTKAKPNKKKLLQPKAASTPIARLKQGDPTSEAELSALFEVASADNSRKAQVQLAEVEHDAGDEPRPKRKIWRYVAAVLVVSLLVGYGWLRFRLKQSLIPEEGSVTVAAISADIEIRRDAYGVPFIKAQNLDDMAFGAGFAMVADRDFQIEFLRRMAYGRLSEVLGNDTLGVDIYMRSLGFAGLAQKNYANLSPKMQKMLASYAAGVNAARAAYPKTQFEYLLLGLDRLEWKAEDSLALYQLFSFLLATNHIEEVAFLKFAAHLGLEKAAWLFPIYADAELPFEEAAQLKDVDFKKISASEPVLKAEIEKAGSLWQALTPSVPASNNWVVAPSRTKEGKSLLANDTHLQLTIPAMWYMMNLECPEYRAAGVALPGTPIVALGTNGTIAWGATMVMADNQDIFLEQLREENGTTQYLFKGKWENAIVSEEQIGLRGGKTHAFKKIKTRHGVLLNEAFLHPFPDKHLALNLRSEYGLAYRTSVGARETTLEGIFSMAAARDMKAARKALDQVTGIYLNVVYADAKNIGWVATGRYPAREGASGLLPRIGWTGENEWNGFFAPSENPSALNPKDGYIATGNDRIWNDETELWVSSSWYGSDRAGRAKELLAGSKTHTASDMAKFQADVESPTARSFAVLLQSSPFAVDVAAAIDQLPASENIRAKEALGILKDFRGDLSKESASAAVYQNFVSAMTVLTFADELGGKGSPLWENFQAINKRSYNAVQDHLLARADSPFWDNVTTPDKETKAMIFAAALAEAITQSEKQMGDNRGDWAWGKIHQYRWQHQFAKKAPVLGPYLNRGPVGTGGDLHTLNQAGNLWGDTHDVWLIPAMRFIVDFSADEPAQLMLHMGTSGNAESKHYDDMIPHFTGVTNLPLSMKPANVDAQYTKKFLLKKQ, encoded by the coding sequence ATGGCCCTGAAGAAATCGAGCAAGAAGCCGACCAAAAAGACCGCGACAAAAACCAAGGCAAAACCCAACAAAAAGAAATTACTGCAGCCGAAAGCGGCCTCGACGCCGATTGCGCGCCTGAAACAGGGCGACCCGACTTCTGAGGCAGAACTGAGTGCGCTTTTTGAAGTCGCGAGCGCCGACAATTCGCGCAAAGCGCAGGTGCAGCTCGCCGAAGTCGAACACGATGCCGGTGATGAGCCGCGGCCGAAAAGAAAAATCTGGCGTTACGTCGCGGCTGTACTCGTCGTATCTTTGCTCGTAGGTTATGGCTGGCTGCGCTTTCGCCTCAAGCAGAGCCTTATACCCGAAGAGGGCTCAGTCACCGTCGCCGCGATTTCTGCAGATATCGAAATTCGCCGCGATGCTTATGGGGTGCCGTTCATCAAAGCGCAGAATCTCGATGACATGGCGTTCGGCGCGGGCTTTGCCATGGTGGCCGATCGCGACTTTCAGATCGAGTTCTTGCGGCGTATGGCGTATGGCCGGCTCTCAGAGGTTTTGGGTAACGATACCCTCGGCGTCGACATCTACATGCGTTCGCTGGGCTTCGCCGGGCTGGCACAGAAAAATTATGCCAACCTGTCGCCCAAAATGCAGAAGATGCTGGCGTCATATGCCGCGGGGGTGAATGCTGCGCGCGCTGCATACCCCAAAACGCAGTTTGAATACCTGCTGCTCGGCCTCGATCGTCTTGAATGGAAAGCCGAAGACTCGCTCGCGCTCTACCAGCTGTTCTCATTCTTGCTCGCCACCAACCACATAGAAGAGGTCGCTTTTCTCAAATTCGCTGCCCACCTCGGTCTCGAAAAGGCCGCGTGGCTTTTTCCCATCTATGCCGATGCTGAGCTGCCATTTGAAGAGGCTGCACAGCTAAAAGATGTCGACTTCAAGAAGATCAGTGCGAGTGAACCTGTGCTGAAAGCAGAAATCGAGAAGGCAGGTTCACTGTGGCAGGCGCTGACGCCGTCGGTGCCCGCTTCGAATAACTGGGTAGTTGCACCCTCGCGCACGAAAGAAGGCAAGTCGCTGCTCGCGAATGACACGCACCTGCAGCTGACAATACCGGCGATGTGGTACATGATGAACCTTGAATGCCCTGAATACCGTGCTGCCGGTGTGGCGCTGCCGGGCACACCCATTGTCGCGCTTGGCACGAATGGAACGATTGCCTGGGGCGCGACGATGGTGATGGCCGACAACCAGGATATTTTTCTCGAGCAGCTGCGCGAAGAGAATGGTACCACGCAATACCTGTTCAAAGGCAAATGGGAAAATGCAATCGTCAGCGAAGAGCAGATTGGTTTGCGCGGCGGCAAGACCCATGCCTTCAAGAAGATCAAGACCCGACATGGTGTGCTGCTCAACGAAGCATTTCTGCATCCTTTTCCCGATAAGCACCTGGCGCTGAATCTGCGCAGCGAGTATGGCCTTGCCTACCGTACCAGCGTTGGCGCGCGCGAAACCACTCTCGAAGGTATTTTTTCCATGGCAGCGGCGCGTGACATGAAAGCGGCGCGCAAGGCCCTCGACCAGGTGACCGGCATCTATCTCAATGTTGTTTATGCGGATGCAAAAAATATCGGCTGGGTTGCGACCGGCAGGTACCCGGCGCGTGAGGGTGCTTCGGGGCTGTTGCCCCGCATCGGCTGGACAGGCGAGAACGAATGGAATGGCTTTTTCGCTCCATCAGAAAACCCTTCGGCTCTGAACCCCAAAGACGGTTATATCGCCACAGGCAACGACCGCATTTGGAACGACGAAACCGAATTGTGGGTGTCGTCGTCGTGGTATGGTTCAGACCGGGCGGGGCGCGCCAAAGAATTGCTCGCAGGCAGCAAGACTCACACAGCCAGCGACATGGCGAAGTTTCAGGCAGACGTCGAGTCACCGACTGCGCGGTCGTTTGCGGTACTTTTGCAATCCTCACCTTTCGCTGTCGACGTAGCAGCGGCGATCGACCAGTTACCTGCGTCTGAAAATATTCGCGCCAAAGAGGCATTGGGTATTCTGAAAGACTTTCGCGGCGACCTGAGCAAAGAGTCGGCGTCGGCGGCGGTTTACCAGAACTTTGTTTCGGCGATGACCGTGCTGACCTTCGCCGATGAACTCGGTGGCAAAGGTTCACCGCTGTGGGAGAACTTTCAGGCAATTAACAAGCGCTCTTACAATGCCGTGCAAGATCACCTGCTCGCGCGCGCCGACAGCCCATTCTGGGACAACGTTACCACACCGGACAAAGAAACCAAGGCGATGATCTTTGCGGCTGCGCTCGCAGAAGCTATCACCCAGTCAGAAAAGCAGATGGGTGATAACCGCGGCGATTGGGCGTGGGGTAAGATTCACCAGTACCGCTGGCAGCACCAGTTTGCAAAGAAAGCGCCGGTGCTCGGGCCATACCTCAATCGCGGGCCGGTGGGCACAGGCGGTGATTTACACACGCTCAACCAGGCGGGCAACCTGTGGGGCGACACACATGACGTTTGGCTGATACCTGCGATGCGCTTCATCGTCGACTTTTCGGCAGATGAACCGGCGCAGCTGATGCTGCATATGGGTACATCGGGCAATGCGGAGTCGAAACACTATGATGATATGATACCGCACTTCACGGGAGTTACAAACCTGCCGTTGTCAATGAAGCCCGCGAACGTTGACGCGCAGTACACTAAGAAGTTCTTGCTGAAGAAACAATAA